In Magnolia sinica isolate HGM2019 chromosome 12, MsV1, whole genome shotgun sequence, a single genomic region encodes these proteins:
- the LOC131221022 gene encoding phosphoglycerate kinase, cytosolic-like — translation MTTAASPTSLSLPTTSSRQRSTRHVAPSARIHAGGLRVAPLRRLGFAGVSADPLLAIHVAKRVAAAASGHGRGPRGVVSMVKKSVGDLTEADLKGKKVFVRADFNVPLDDNQNITDDTRIRAAIPTIKHLIGKGAKVILSSHLGRPKGVTPKFSLKPLVPRLSELLGIKVEKAEDCIGPEVEKLVAALPEGGVLLLENVRFYKEEEKNEPEFAKKLASLADLYVNDAFGTAHRAHASTEGVTKYLKPSVAGFLLQKELDYLVGAVSSPKRPFAAIVGGSKVSSKIGVIESLLEKVDILLLGGGMIFTFYKAQGLPVGSSLVEEDKLDLATSLLEKAKLKGVSLLLPSDVIIADKFAPDANSKVVPSSAIPDGWMGLDIGPDSVKSFSEALETTKTVIWNGPMGVFEFEKFAVGTEAIAKKLAELSGKGVTTIIGGGDSVAAVEKVGVAEVMSHISTGGGASLELLEGKELPGVLALDEAVPVAV, via the exons ATGACGACTGCAGCatcacccacctctctctctctccccaccacCTCCTCCCGCCAGCGCTCCACCCGCCACGTGGCGCCCTCTGCCCGTATTCACGCTGGCGGCCTACGCGTTGCCCCCCTCCGCCGCCTCGGATTCGCCGGCGTCTCCGCCGACCCCCTCCTCGCGATCCACGTCGCCAAGAGGGTCGCTGCGGCCGCGTCCGGCCATGGGCGGGGCCCGCGCGGGGTCGTATCGATGGTGAAGAAGAGTGTCGGCGACCTGACGGAGGCCGATCTGAAGGGGAAGAAGGTCTTTGTCAGGGCCGACTTTAACGTGCCGTTGGATGATAACCAGAACATCACTGATGATACCAGGATCCGGGCTGCGATCCCCACAATCAAGCATTTGATCGGCAAAGGCGCCAAAGTCATCCTTTCCAGCCATTTG GGACGCCCAAAGGGCGTGACACCAAAATTCAGCTTGAAGCCACTCGTCCCTAGGCTATCTGAACTTCTTGGAATTAAG GTTGAGAAAGCTGAGGATTGTATTGGTCCAGAAGTTGAGAAGTTGGTGGCCGCACTTCCAGAAGGTGGCGTTCTTCTTCTAGAGAATGTGAGGTTCTATAAGGAGGAAGAAAAGAATGAGCCAGAGTTCGCAAAGAAGCTTGCTTCGCTCGCTGACCTCTATGTGAACGACGCATTTGGTACTGCGCACAGAGCACATGCGTCGACGGAGGGAGTTACCAAATACTTGAAGCCTTCTGTTGCTGGCTTCCTTTTGCAGAAG GAGCTGGACTATCTTGTTGGGGCTGTTTCAAGCCCCAAGAGGCCCTTTGCTGCCATTGTTGGTGGCTCCAAGGTGTCATCCAAGATTGGTGTGATAGAGTCACTGTTGGAGAAGGTTGATATCCTTCTTCTAGGCGGAGGAATGATCTTCACATTTTACAAGGCACAGGGCTTGCCAGTAGGTTCATCTCTTGTGGAAGAAGACAAACTTGATCTTGCGACTTCCCTTCTTGAGAAAGCCAAGTTGAAAGGGGTGTCTCTTTTGCTGCCTAGCGATGTTATTATAGCTGACAAGTTCGCTCCCGATGCAAACAGCAAG GTTGTACCGTCGTCTGCTATCccagatggttggatgggattggataTCGGCCCCGACTCAGTGAAATCATTCAGTGAGGCATTGGAGACTACCAAGACAGTTATTTGGAATGGGCCTATGGGGGTGTTTGAATTCGAAAAGTTTGCAGTTGGAACAGAG GCGATTGCAAAGAAGCTAGCAGAGCTCAGCGGGAAGGGTGTGACGACAATCATTGGAGGTGGAGATTCTGTTGCAGCGGTAGAGAAGGTAGGAGTAGCTGAGGTGATGAGCCACATCTCAACAGGAGGTGGTGCCAGCTTGGAGTTGTTGGAAGGCAAGGAGCTTCCAGGCGTTCTCGCTCTCGACGAAGCCGTTCCTGTTGCCGTCTAA